The window aaatttaatgttGATTTGTAATCCtctatatttaaatgaaatttaatgaaatatgtGTATCCCTCTATTGATTTGGGATATCTTTCAATGAAGCTAGCTATTAATGTTGGTATTACttccttttcatttctttcatACAATTTTGGTAGTTCTTTAGCTAGCTCTATTAactcttctttttccttttcattcaTGCGCTCATTGTTCTGTTTTATGCGCTCCAGCCGACAATCACGCAGTCCTCTATGTTCAATATCCTTCAGCAGTGCCACATCGAACATCTTTCTTTACACATAATGGGGAAAATGCATGGACACGCCGAAGAACGCGCGTGTATGTACGCGTTTATACGCATGTTGAGATATGCGTTAGTATGATCGTTAGGCTGTATGTTCGTATACGCGTTAGTATATGTGCGCATGTATGGTTGCATGGAATAGAGGAAGGAAAAGTCGGCGCAGTGCATATGCTCAAGCGCGTGCTCCCCGTTTGTCTAGGCGTGTATACCCGTATTTATGCTTATAATGGGTTTTACGATCTGGTTTATGTTTGGATTATGTACGCgagtaattaaatttttttttacaaattagCGATAATCGGATTTGTTCTCTTTTCcctttatcattttttaccttcttccttttttccttttttgtctttttttgtcctttttatacttttttttctctttttattctaatttatcctttttgtactatttttttttttttttttttttaccaaatACCTTATTTTTGTGTATCTGTAATGCAAAATTACGTTTGCAGGatgcttattttttcctaGTTCATTGGAGtatgattattattttttattttaccacaatttagaaaaaatctTTACAACTAttcagcaaaaaaaaaaaaaaaaatgcctgagaagatatattttttccttttttttttttttttaattgttcgTACTGCTCATTCTGCtgatttgttcatttgttctattttttcaaattttccactttgtatatatttagacAATTCGAATTTTATGAGGActtatttttgaaaaggTGAGGCAAAGTGAGTGCGTATTTGATCGTGCGTAAAACATATGTTCTGTCAAATGGTAtcagttttatttttgtaaagaAGTCTTAACTGTGCCAGGAGAGAAAGAATAACTGAACAGGTTTTAAAAAAGTGTATGCATGCTGCTGTATACACgtttgtacatatgtgtTGACACATTTATGAGCAcatgtttatgtttattttagtGTAAGAATATGAGTATGCGTATGATTAGGTGATGTGTACATGtttgtgtatgtgtatgtatacgtgtatgtgtatgtgtatgtgtatgtgtatggctatgtatatgtgtatgtatatgggtatgtgtatttgtatttgtacgtgtacatatttatatatatgcatacatgtacatataccaTTACATGCATGCAcatttttttcccccttttaCGGCAGTGTAACCTTTAACATGTGTATTTCAATGAAGACGCGAAATTACCTTAATTCAAccttttggaaaaaaaaaaaaaattatttaaaagcaTTTTACATGCATgctttaagaaaaaaaaaaaaaaaaattgtatggcaatatttttttgaattatttattaaaggaTGAACTCAAACTCACATGAAATGGGCGAAGAATAAAGTTTCATAAGAATTTTCGTATGTATTGGACATCCTTGCTTTGTTTGAAAGTTTTACTCTGGCGTAAATACAAATAGTTGTacgtgtatgtgtatgtgtacgtgtacatttacatatgtgtgtatggatatatatatatatatatatatatacgcatatgtgtacatatatggcATTAACACACATGCGACCATTCTGTACATCTCTggatgatatattaaatttaatttttaatgaaaaaattacaaggaataaatgttaaaagactaatttattttgttgtgAATTGTTCCTTAACTTCTCACATACGAAAAGTTCAAAAAACACtgatttttgtttttttttatactatacatacgtaatatacatacatatatacatatatatatataaagctgagaaagaaataaaaaatactaattTAAGAGTTTGTAAAAggcaaaaaggaaaaaaaatatacatacctTTGTACATGGTTGTAGCATGCACGTTGATATCTGAAGTATGCTTATTCGTTTTGACATCGCTTCAAATTTGCTTTAATTTtgattcatattttttttgttctatctataattttcattGTCTTCTTTTAATTACTGTCTGCACTTAAACTTTTTGCGGACATTTATGCTTGCCATtgtcatttatattttttagtgattttttttgtaattttttttttgttaattttatttttcattatttatatattttgctatttatattttttggctacttatattttttggctatttatattttttggctatttatattttttggctatttatattttttggctatttatattttttggctatttttttttttttttaatttttttcgtttatgTCTATTCATCCTCCGCAAGGAGCGTAATCACTGTTTCGTTGACAGCTTTACAGTGCTCCGGAAAATCGGACAAATTTAACAAGTGCGGCAAGCGCGACTAGCGTGACAGGTGGTCCATTCCTTAGCAGCAAGACTCATTTTTgatagaattattttttaaggctttttttttttttactgtgTGAAGGATGTTtaacatgaaaaatattgtagTAGGTGTCCTCACAATTTGGGCTGTTTGCTTGAAATACTATTTGGCAAAAATGCATATAGACTTGTCGGACCCTCGCAAGAGTATATTCCTTTTAAACGTACAGGCAGGTGACACTGTTGTTTATACATGTCCATACAGTTTTAACAAAGAAATGCAAGATATGTATGCAAAGGAAAAACagttttttgaaaaaagacaattttgttttgaaaatatagtaataaacagaaatatatttagctTAAGGGATTATATTCGAGGAGCATACAACATTAATAGTGGTTATGTTAACAATGTATATACTTCCGAGTTCACTGTCCCTCCTGTTGTTTTGATGAATAGACATTTTGAGTGTTATTGTTATATGGAGGAACAAAATGCAATAGTTaagaaaacattaaaaatacatatttctaAAGGTGTCGTTCGAAAAATACCAGGATGTGATTTTAATGATGAATATAGGGAGTCCACTGCTATTACCACTTTTAGTAATATGAATCGTAAAGTAGTTAAAGCATGTGATAGCTATCCAAAAGGTGGTGATACAATTGCGTTATTATGCCCTATAAATTACACAGTTAAACCTGATGGCTGTTTTTCAAaagtatatgtaaaaaaagataatattgaaaatgataagaataaattaGAGGAGCGTTTTAATGTTAGTCGTAAATTTGAAGAAGACAAATACAAAATTGTTGGTGTTGAAACGTTATTTCGTGAAAAACTTGTAACATATGGAGATGaacattataaatttacaaaaattccAGAAACAAATGATGAAATCGCTTTTACCTGCACATGTCAGGCAAATGATTTATCAGATAATTTAATGAtgaatgtttatataaatgaaaattatgacAAGTTTGTAAAACACAGTAGTAATGATAACGTggaatataataagaaaaaaatatcatcaTCCT of the Plasmodium malariae genome assembly, chromosome: 6 genome contains:
- the P38 gene encoding 6-cysteine protein, putative, with product MHIDLSDPRKSIFLLNVQAGDTVVYTCPYSFNKEMQDMYAKEKQFFEKRQFCFENIVINRNIFSLRDYIRGAYNINSGYVNNVYTSEFTVPPVVLMNRHFECYCYMEEQNAIVKKTLKIHISKGVVRKIPGCDFNDEYRESTAITTFSNMNRKVVKACDSYPKGGDTIALLCPINYTVKPDGCFSKVYVKKDNIENDKNKLEERFNVSRKFEEDKYKIVGVETLFREKLVTYGDEHYKFTKIPETNDEIAFTCTCQANDLSDNLMMNVYINENYDKFVKHSSNDNVEYNKKKISSSYNTVSEEIKYGNGSFYFYTDVLFLFLLLFFTVTL